In Desulfuribacillus stibiiarsenatis, a single genomic region encodes these proteins:
- a CDS encoding ferredoxin reductase family protein: protein MDYHVLMGAGQIAGLVGFILMFFQFVFSSRVRWLEKDIGLDTMYRYHKQLGIIAFVLIFLHPLFLNTHRMMVIGEMEEPSLFIGLGFIALAILIITSMTAIFYKRLRLRYETWFTIHKANYLVFPLVFFHSIKEGTTIFSTTHVRYLWYVLFALYLLLVIYKIVQVVRARRHPYQIIEIIKETPDIHTVVLQGKKKHHLAGQFMFLQICTNQKVSEAHPFTISSSPTEENLKVSVKALGDFTSQLPNVPIGTKAYIDGPYGVFTLQHMPSTCYVLIAGGIGITPFISMLRKLHAESSNKKILLLWCNKTEQDIAFCKELEELELSMEHLRVIHILSQQPDWHGETGYLTSDKLRTYCAEYTHAHFLICGPPGMLQMVRKELQLMDIPSTHIHYEKFEL, encoded by the coding sequence ATGGATTATCATGTATTAATGGGTGCAGGACAGATTGCAGGATTAGTCGGTTTTATTCTAATGTTCTTTCAGTTTGTATTTAGTTCCCGTGTACGTTGGTTAGAGAAAGATATTGGCCTGGATACTATGTATCGTTACCACAAACAACTTGGTATTATTGCTTTTGTTTTAATTTTCTTACATCCGTTATTTCTTAATACCCATCGCATGATGGTGATAGGCGAAATGGAAGAACCATCTTTATTTATTGGACTAGGTTTTATTGCCTTAGCTATTTTAATCATTACCTCAATGACAGCCATCTTCTATAAAAGGCTTCGTCTCCGCTACGAGACTTGGTTTACCATTCATAAAGCGAATTACCTTGTGTTCCCGCTCGTCTTTTTTCATAGCATAAAAGAAGGAACTACGATTTTCTCGACAACTCATGTACGGTACCTATGGTATGTTTTATTTGCCCTTTATCTATTGCTAGTTATCTATAAAATTGTACAAGTTGTAAGAGCCCGCAGACATCCTTATCAAATCATTGAAATTATCAAAGAGACGCCAGATATTCATACAGTAGTATTGCAAGGAAAGAAAAAACATCATCTTGCTGGGCAGTTTATGTTTTTGCAAATTTGTACCAATCAGAAGGTTTCGGAAGCTCATCCTTTTACCATTTCTTCAAGCCCTACGGAAGAAAATCTTAAAGTTAGTGTCAAGGCATTAGGCGATTTTACTTCCCAGCTTCCCAACGTACCAATTGGCACTAAGGCTTACATCGATGGTCCTTACGGCGTTTTCACTTTACAGCACATGCCATCAACCTGTTACGTACTAATTGCCGGCGGTATAGGCATAACGCCATTTATCAGCATGCTTAGAAAGCTCCACGCGGAAAGTTCCAATAAAAAAATCCTGCTCCTTTGGTGTAACAAAACGGAACAGGACATTGCATTTTGCAAGGAATTAGAGGAACTAGAACTTTCAATGGAACACTTGAGAGTGATTCACATCTTATCTCAACAACCTGATTGGCATGGGGAGACTGGCTATCTAACTAGCGATAAATTAAGAACTTATTGTGCTGAATATACTCATGCCCATTTCCTGATTTGTGGTCCTCCAGGAATGTTACAAATGGTACGCAAAGAACTGCAATTGATGGATATACCAAGTACACATATCCATTACGAAAAGTTCGAGCTATAA
- a CDS encoding CCA tRNA nucleotidyltransferase, with protein MSKTNNVVVHNKHVREVLEEFKEFCGPQIVQSTYLVGGFVRDLLLGRYSSDVDFLVFGDTQEIARKFADHIQASFITLDEEHHVYRIVSKKYNIQIDMVGPKGNLLKEDLLKRDFTVNAMALPISDFLQFLCSNNTNKTINLNRMVIDYGDGLQHLQEKILVPAYPHTFIDDPLRILRGVRLAAQLGFTIPETIKHSMREAISLIREVSAERIRDELWGVFRINPSSQYIRVLVDEIQILQEIFDNKTGNEIDLEKYQQVERSVHLILEEIVEEEAPAHTYFYQIVAGGNARGPLLKLAALFGTSAPAVGKLLKLSAREISILNSWNRGIERIKSLPQSDFDNQKLVQILFHDLELETLGTLILYHTGQAYCGDNQSMELEQLQKGIITYELFARRLANLRPFISGNEIIQELSIQGKDIGTCLKLLRAAQIDGVVQNREQALEFVRSYSSNFS; from the coding sequence TTGAGTAAAACAAACAATGTGGTTGTACATAACAAACATGTGCGAGAGGTGTTAGAAGAGTTTAAAGAATTTTGCGGACCGCAAATCGTGCAATCCACTTATCTCGTAGGTGGATTTGTTAGGGATTTGCTATTGGGGCGTTATAGCTCAGATGTTGATTTCTTGGTATTTGGAGATACGCAGGAAATTGCTCGTAAATTTGCAGACCATATACAGGCATCTTTCATTACATTAGATGAGGAGCATCATGTATATCGCATAGTATCGAAAAAATATAATATACAGATTGATATGGTAGGACCGAAAGGCAATCTCCTTAAAGAAGACTTGCTAAAGCGGGATTTTACTGTGAACGCTATGGCATTACCAATTTCGGATTTTCTACAATTTCTATGTAGTAATAACACGAATAAAACAATTAATCTTAATCGTATGGTGATAGATTATGGAGACGGTTTACAACATTTACAAGAGAAAATTTTAGTCCCTGCTTATCCTCATACGTTTATCGATGATCCGTTGCGTATTCTTAGGGGCGTGCGGTTAGCAGCACAGTTAGGGTTTACGATCCCAGAAACAATCAAACATAGTATGCGAGAAGCTATATCATTGATTCGCGAGGTGAGTGCTGAGAGAATAAGAGACGAGTTATGGGGTGTGTTTCGAATCAATCCATCGTCTCAGTATATACGGGTTTTAGTTGATGAAATTCAAATCCTTCAGGAGATTTTTGATAACAAAACTGGGAATGAAATTGATCTTGAGAAATATCAGCAAGTAGAGCGTAGCGTGCATTTGATACTTGAAGAAATTGTAGAAGAGGAAGCCCCTGCACATACCTACTTTTATCAAATAGTAGCAGGTGGCAATGCTAGAGGTCCTCTTCTTAAACTAGCAGCTTTATTTGGAACATCTGCTCCAGCTGTGGGAAAACTACTGAAATTAAGCGCGCGAGAAATCAGCATACTTAACAGTTGGAATCGAGGCATAGAACGAATCAAGTCACTACCACAATCCGATTTTGATAATCAAAAACTAGTGCAAATTCTTTTCCATGACCTAGAGCTTGAGACCTTAGGAACTTTGATTTTATATCATACCGGACAAGCATATTGTGGTGATAATCAGTCTATGGAATTAGAACAACTTCAGAAGGGCATAATCACGTACGAATTGTTTGCCCGAAGGTTAGCTAATTTACGTCCGTTTATCTCTGGTAACGAGATTATTCAAGAATTATCGATTCAAGGAAAAGATATCGGGACGTGCTTAAAGCTACTAAGAGCAGCTCAGATTGATGGCGTCGTGCAAAACCGTGAACAAGCATTAGAATTTGTCCGTTCTTATAGCTCGAACTTTTCGTAA
- the thpR gene encoding RNA 2',3'-cyclic phosphodiesterase: MRVFIAIDFTNEIKEQLVEIQRYLKNGSKKGSFTHKENFHVTLKFIGDVTPEQLQSIKNTVGIVAQQNDPFELAFSNIGSFPRGNKSIQWIGLEHSSALHHVQSQLEDELEKYGFAKENRPYKPHITFGREVVMETSIQSLQLPTIIDKIYVDSLVVMESTRVNGKLTYSPIHYSSLT; the protein is encoded by the coding sequence ATGCGAGTATTTATAGCAATTGATTTTACGAATGAGATAAAAGAACAACTTGTCGAGATTCAACGGTACTTAAAGAATGGTAGTAAAAAGGGAAGCTTTACGCATAAAGAGAATTTTCATGTAACGTTGAAATTCATTGGCGATGTAACACCAGAACAATTACAAAGCATTAAAAATACAGTAGGTATAGTTGCGCAACAGAATGACCCATTTGAACTTGCTTTTTCGAATATTGGGTCTTTTCCGCGTGGCAACAAGTCAATTCAATGGATTGGATTAGAACATTCTTCGGCACTCCATCATGTACAGTCTCAATTGGAGGACGAGCTAGAGAAGTATGGTTTTGCCAAAGAAAATCGACCGTATAAGCCGCACATAACCTTCGGGCGTGAAGTTGTTATGGAAACGAGCATACAATCTTTACAGCTACCGACGATAATTGACAAGATATATGTAGATTCACTCGTTGTTATGGAAAGCACAAGAGTCAATGGCAAGTTAACGTACAGTCCTATTCATTACAGTTCACTCACATAG